A stretch of Desulfovibrio sp. TomC DNA encodes these proteins:
- a CDS encoding CarD family transcriptional regulator, producing the protein MFSEDQLVVYPAQGVGRVERIETQVIGGASADFFIVRILSNNVTLMVPVKNAANVGLRALCSADEGQAIIESLKDRSDFTGYTGQNWNRRYREYSEKLKSGDLGDVAYVLKELLLIGQNKELSFGERRLLEQATSLLTLELALALDKDQQDVKDIINEIFADVLQPKPEE; encoded by the coding sequence GTGTTTTCCGAGGATCAACTAGTCGTTTATCCCGCCCAGGGTGTGGGCAGGGTCGAACGCATCGAGACCCAGGTCATCGGTGGCGCCTCGGCTGACTTTTTCATCGTGCGTATCCTCAGCAATAACGTCACCCTCATGGTGCCGGTGAAAAATGCCGCCAACGTGGGCCTTCGGGCTCTGTGCTCTGCCGATGAAGGCCAAGCCATCATTGAATCCCTCAAGGACCGCTCCGATTTTACCGGATACACCGGCCAGAACTGGAACCGGCGCTATCGGGAGTATTCCGAAAAACTCAAAAGCGGCGATTTGGGCGATGTGGCCTACGTGCTCAAAGAGTTGTTGCTCATTGGCCAGAACAAGGAACTTTCCTTTGGCGAACGGCGGCTGCTCGAACAAGCCACCAGCCTGCTGACCCTGGAGTTGGCCCTGGCGCTTGACAAAGACCAGCAAGACGTCAAAGACATCATCAACGAAATCTTTGCCGACGTTCTCCAACCCAAACCCGAAGAATAG
- a CDS encoding M48 family metallopeptidase encodes MDAPSLHACPGTTRRLAATLVVVWLIVSLLVPPLAQASFFSFDLKDERELGEKFNILIRARMPLIEDTEINDYVMGVVDRIVKAMPPQPFPFTVGIVNNNAVNAFAGPAGYVFVFTGLLLQMEHESEMAGVLAHELAHVSQRHIAKRVGEMKLLSLGQLVGVLAGVVLGQTTGKQDLGTAVAVGSQALSAHAYLKYSRDDEREADQVGMNYLVAAGYPPQGLVEAFETMRKLKWMQGGGDIPTYLSTHPGIDERMNYLKDRIKLLPRDVQDRKNHDAAFKRAQVLVRARYTDAKNAVAYFRKIGDKMTCLDKLGLAIALSRSLEDMGQARSAFDNALACGGNDALILRETGRYYLRIRDFTRAKSLLEAALAQNPTDIDANFEYGRMLAQEGNPKAAVSYLEKVRLRVPENAEIRSIYGQILGQAGDVFHAYLNLTYAAAFEGNPEQVKFQLEKAKGAAKTDADRRELAKLEETIKKRSEFWKKRLME; translated from the coding sequence ATGGACGCTCCAAGCTTGCATGCCTGTCCGGGCACGACCCGACGGCTGGCGGCGACCCTGGTCGTTGTCTGGCTCATCGTCTCCCTGCTCGTCCCTCCCTTGGCCCAGGCCTCTTTTTTTTCCTTCGACCTCAAGGATGAACGGGAGCTTGGCGAAAAATTCAACATCCTGATCCGAGCCCGGATGCCGCTGATTGAGGACACCGAGATCAACGACTACGTCATGGGCGTGGTGGACCGCATCGTCAAAGCCATGCCGCCCCAACCCTTTCCCTTCACCGTCGGCATCGTCAACAACAACGCCGTCAATGCCTTTGCCGGACCGGCCGGCTATGTCTTTGTCTTCACCGGCCTGCTGCTCCAGATGGAGCACGAATCCGAAATGGCCGGCGTTCTGGCCCACGAACTGGCCCACGTCAGCCAGCGCCATATCGCCAAGCGCGTGGGTGAGATGAAACTGCTCTCCCTTGGCCAGCTTGTCGGCGTCCTGGCCGGCGTGGTGCTCGGCCAGACCACCGGCAAACAGGACCTGGGCACGGCTGTGGCCGTGGGTTCCCAAGCCCTCTCGGCCCATGCCTATCTCAAATATTCCCGCGACGACGAACGCGAAGCCGATCAGGTGGGCATGAACTACCTCGTAGCCGCCGGCTACCCGCCGCAAGGATTGGTCGAGGCCTTCGAGACCATGCGCAAACTCAAATGGATGCAGGGCGGCGGCGACATTCCGACCTATTTAAGCACCCACCCCGGCATTGACGAGCGCATGAATTACTTGAAGGACCGCATCAAGCTTCTGCCCCGCGACGTGCAGGACCGCAAAAATCATGACGCCGCCTTCAAGCGCGCCCAGGTGCTGGTGCGCGCCCGCTACACCGACGCCAAAAACGCGGTGGCCTACTTCCGTAAGATCGGCGACAAGATGACTTGCCTGGACAAGCTTGGACTGGCCATCGCCCTGTCCCGGTCCCTTGAGGACATGGGGCAGGCCCGTTCCGCCTTTGACAACGCCCTGGCCTGCGGCGGCAACGACGCCCTGATCCTGCGCGAAACCGGCCGCTACTATCTGCGTATCCGGGATTTCACCCGGGCCAAGAGCCTGCTGGAGGCGGCCCTGGCCCAAAATCCCACCGACATCGACGCCAATTTTGAATACGGTCGGATGCTTGCCCAGGAAGGCAACCCCAAGGCCGCCGTCAGCTATCTGGAGAAGGTCCGGCTGCGGGTACCGGAAAACGCCGAAATCCGGTCGATCTACGGGCAAATCCTCGGTCAGGCCGGCGACGTCTTCCACGCCTATCTCAATCTGACCTACGCCGCCGCCTTCGAAGGCAACCCCGAGCAGGTAAAATTTCAGCTTGAGAAGGCCAAGGGCGCAGCCAAGACCGATGCCGACCGGCGCGAACTGGCCAAACTGGAAGAAACCATCAAGAAACGCTCCGAATTCTGGAAAAAAAGGCTCATGGAATGA
- a CDS encoding PPC domain-containing DNA-binding protein — protein MNSSLLVRLPKGEDLLGALVSFCLEKNITKGHVSLIGSLKKAVLGYYLQDTRQYASRSLDVDAQILSGLGNISLMEGQPVVHLHLTLLTSDFTVTGGHALPGCILFAGEACITPIEGPCLHRGLDSATGLPLWDQTGM, from the coding sequence ATGAACAGCTCGCTGCTCGTGCGTCTGCCCAAAGGCGAAGACCTGCTGGGCGCCCTGGTCTCCTTCTGCCTGGAAAAAAACATCACCAAGGGACATGTGAGCCTCATTGGCTCCCTGAAAAAAGCCGTCCTCGGCTACTATCTCCAGGACACCCGCCAATACGCCAGTCGCAGCCTGGATGTTGACGCACAGATCCTCTCCGGCCTGGGCAACATTTCGCTGATGGAAGGCCAGCCCGTCGTCCACCTGCACCTGACCCTGCTTACAAGTGATTTCACCGTCACCGGCGGCCATGCCCTGCCCGGCTGCATCCTGTTTGCCGGCGAAGCCTGCATCACGCCCATCGAGGGACCATGCCTCCACCGGGGCCTGGACAGCGCCACCGGCCTGCCGCTGTGGGACCAGACCGGCATGTAG
- the pth gene encoding aminoacyl-tRNA hydrolase, with product MAVTALIVGLGNPGPRYAATRHNFGFMALDALLARARELGGAPKAALTGRKDLEAVAVSLPVLPGGAFAQFACLRPLTFMNLSGRAVRAALDFYKLAPEDVLVVHDELDLPLGRMRLKRGGGNAGHNGLKSITQELGSPEFVRLRLGIGRPDPGRDVAGYVLESFRNDETPTVRRLLPAAVDGILTFFEDGLEAAKLRIGGFDAAAG from the coding sequence ATGGCTGTTACTGCTCTCATTGTCGGCCTGGGCAACCCGGGTCCGAGATACGCCGCCACCCGCCACAATTTCGGTTTCATGGCCCTGGACGCGCTGCTTGCGCGCGCCCGGGAGCTTGGAGGCGCGCCCAAGGCCGCCCTGACCGGACGCAAGGACCTGGAGGCCGTGGCCGTGTCCCTGCCGGTGCTGCCTGGCGGGGCTTTTGCCCAATTCGCCTGCCTGCGCCCCCTGACCTTCATGAATTTAAGCGGACGGGCCGTCCGCGCCGCCCTGGATTTTTACAAACTCGCCCCCGAGGACGTGCTGGTCGTCCATGACGAACTCGATTTGCCCCTTGGACGGATGCGGCTCAAACGCGGCGGCGGCAATGCCGGGCATAATGGGCTTAAATCCATCACCCAGGAACTCGGCAGCCCGGAGTTCGTCCGCCTTCGCCTGGGCATCGGGCGGCCCGACCCCGGGCGCGACGTGGCCGGCTATGTGCTGGAATCCTTTCGCAACGACGAAACCCCCACGGTGCGCCGCCTGTTGCCGGCGGCCGTTGACGGCATCCTGACTTTTTTCGAAGACGGCCTGGAAGCGGCAAAGCTCCGGATTGGCGGCTTCGACGCCGCCGCCGGCTAG
- a CDS encoding type IV pilus twitching motility protein PilT, with product MEKFNRLVTSCIRNNVSDLHLRPGQPVAARKNGQLHFQRDIVFAAEELDALLRRLTTDRQRRILAERWSVDFSAHLPDTQMRLNAFHTADGLSLAIRFLPSAIPDFEALNLHPSLRELCAQPFGLILICGPTGNGKSTTIAAMIREINETRAAHIVTLEDPIEYRFASKLALVDQRELGAHFPSFEQGLQDVLREDADVIVVGELREPETMRLTINAAESGHLVIATLHAATAEEAMLRLCNAFTADAQDFVRSQLASCLSAVVVQHLELSVKAGFRVPVLSIARSAPALRNIIRENRFNQIENIQQAGRAESMFTFARYREEFLDAKVRLTPPALVFRATTSQALPLVRPTQAPPSPAAAIQRPAPDPTPGSPESPADDLDVGTTYEPYRIDDEVSLEELVAQMQGKTPT from the coding sequence ATGGAAAAGTTCAACAGGCTCGTCACTTCCTGCATTCGCAACAACGTCTCGGATCTGCACCTGCGGCCCGGGCAGCCTGTCGCTGCCCGGAAAAACGGGCAACTCCACTTCCAGCGCGACATTGTCTTCGCCGCCGAGGAACTCGACGCCCTGTTGCGCCGCCTGACCACGGATCGCCAGCGGCGCATCCTGGCCGAACGCTGGTCGGTTGACTTCTCGGCCCACCTCCCCGACACCCAGATGCGGCTTAATGCCTTCCACACGGCCGACGGCCTGAGTCTGGCCATCCGGTTTCTGCCCTCGGCCATCCCTGACTTCGAGGCCTTAAACCTCCACCCCTCCCTGCGGGAGCTGTGCGCCCAGCCTTTTGGCCTGATCCTCATCTGCGGCCCCACCGGCAACGGCAAATCCACCACCATCGCGGCCATGATCCGGGAAATAAATGAAACCCGGGCCGCCCATATCGTCACCCTGGAAGACCCCATCGAGTACCGGTTCGCCTCCAAGCTCGCCCTGGTTGACCAGCGCGAACTGGGGGCGCATTTCCCGAGTTTCGAGCAGGGGTTGCAGGACGTCCTGCGCGAGGACGCCGACGTCATCGTGGTGGGGGAGTTGCGCGAGCCGGAAACCATGCGCCTGACCATTAACGCGGCCGAGTCCGGCCATCTGGTCATTGCCACGCTCCACGCGGCCACGGCCGAAGAGGCGATGCTGCGCCTGTGCAATGCCTTTACCGCCGATGCCCAGGATTTTGTGCGCTCCCAGCTGGCCTCGTGCTTAAGCGCCGTAGTGGTGCAACATCTGGAATTATCGGTGAAGGCGGGATTTCGCGTCCCGGTGCTGTCCATCGCCCGAAGCGCCCCGGCCCTGCGCAACATCATCCGGGAAAACCGCTTCAATCAGATCGAGAACATCCAGCAGGCCGGCCGGGCCGAGAGCATGTTCACCTTTGCGCGCTACCGCGAGGAGTTCCTCGACGCCAAGGTCCGGCTGACCCCGCCAGCCCTGGTCTTTCGGGCCACCACCAGCCAGGCGCTGCCTCTGGTGCGCCCGACCCAGGCGCCGCCCTCCCCGGCCGCCGCCATCCAGCGGCCCGCGCCCGACCCGACGCCAGGGTCGCCCGAATCGCCGGCCGACGACCTCGACGTCGGAACCACCTATGAGCCGTATCGCATTGATGACGAGGTGTCCCTGGAGGAACTCGTGGCCCAGATGCAGGGGAAGACGCCCACGTAG
- a CDS encoding alpha-2-macroglobulin family protein, with product MNDVPESGSRQTWKNWLIAVLVVIAAGEFFLLNRTPAPMPAAPAPAKQAPSPEAPLDAVRVAGLAMDPERGRYLLAVFDRPVTGAREGTSPAADPASIEPPVPGRWTWVSPYMLRFEPTDGFAQATVYTVKFTPASLLAPPQTLAGQDAWPASYGSFEVARLTAHLEPAPEGGALVVVRGEAAFNRSVDPKALANHIQLIDPRDPSKPVAVSLTTTYGSKKLGFVSDPIGKTPQQRDVKVVVTPGLRPEKGNIALAREAVAVIPVALDPHLRLREAKAAAEEGAATIRLTLSTPVEPNEETAGHISIEPDIETELAADGAELLLSGPFEPGREYTVTLDKGLTAADGAVLDAAVKHSLRIPDLEPSVDFRDQGLFLSRNGYKNLAIKSVNATAAEVSIDRVYFNNMFPLFTMDYSAFDDDYSGGGVSSNLGDRIFNDRVPLRHKNNAAEITPVNLEKYIQGHEPGLYRMSLTVPGKFQGFQRFICITDIGVVAKTGPGDLLVWTASLTSLAPITGASVKVLSHQNQELASGTTDAQGLFRARIDAKAASDKRPYLIVVQKGADTSFLLYDRFRVDEGGLNVGGNVMPAAGYTAFIYGERDIYRPGETLEGLAVVRDVRLGVPPSMPVLIRLSDPQGRKISEQAAVTGAEGAVSLKQALPAQSLTGAYNLELVTGETVIGQYRFQVEEFVPDRISVAVASEAAAAAPGEPVPFAVAGRYLFGAPGADLPVEARGRLVKAAFAPKGFEQYVFGDPERSFEDTEFFQETGTLDAEGKLAFSANLPGDLSPPAALEAVLTARVREGGGRGVTGLVRLPVHVYAAYPGLKRLASEAVSPGKPLSLDCVSVASSGKLAATASLTATLFRDEWQTVLRKGPDGSLKYESVRDPKVIDTKDVTLTGGKGRVSFTPPSFGSYRVALADPESGASTQLEFYAGGFGYSPWAMENPARIELKPDKADYASGESARLQVRAPFAGKLLVAVEGSAIHDVQILDLRGNTGEIVVPIKPEYLPGVYVTATLVRKVGDVTPGSPSRAYGAVPIGVDKASGKLPVTIAAPAEIRPGTTLSAEVSAPPGSIVTVAAVDEGILQLIAQKTADPFAAFYAKRQLQVETSDTFALLLPEVAPLLGKALAGGGDGMEDLSGFVRSQSPAARTVAFWSGLVSVGPTGKAVVHFDIPEFQGQVRLMAVGVSGRRFASAEAKTIVKSPLVLLPSFPRFLSFGDTAQTTMTVKNDTGKDGTFTVSLTASGPATVADSPKTVPIAKGATVAVPFTLTAGHSEGVAALAVAVTGSGETSADSATIPVRSPLPARTSVRSGSLETASLTIPELASGEFLPGTARRDVTVGAFPLIRFTGNLKALLGYPYGCLEQTTSKAFPLLYFSDLARAMDPAAFEKENPAAMILSAIRRVTGMQLYNGGFSMWPGGDEPQPWMSLYAAHFLVEAAGAGYPVDKDVLSQALRYAGETGREAKLDTPDGQKLAAYALYIQAKAGRADIGAMDNLRDAHGKGLPADAKGLLGAAYAAVGNTRAADILVAGPVPSGEPHKESGGTLDSTLRDKALYLAALIDAAPADPRLGSLAVEVGRLLEGEPYPSTQENAFALLALGKFYARQQAKKPFTGQLYAGSGLLSDFSNRKVLSLRGIGDPGDLRLALGQGYEPGSCYYSVRTRGIPAPSAYAPQAAGLEVARTYLSRNGEPLSGNIVPQGALVVVKFAVRATNGAVSNVVLENLLPAGLEVENPRLETTERLPWMGEADETKAAYLDLRDDRILMFTDLAKGSWQIHYALLRAVTPGVFSLPPAQAEAMYAPELRASGEAATFTVTKSDK from the coding sequence ATGAACGACGTTCCCGAAAGCGGCTCGCGGCAGACTTGGAAAAACTGGCTCATCGCGGTTCTTGTGGTTATCGCAGCCGGTGAATTCTTCCTGTTAAACCGGACACCCGCGCCAATGCCTGCTGCCCCGGCCCCGGCGAAGCAAGCCCCATCGCCCGAGGCCCCCCTGGATGCCGTGCGCGTGGCCGGTCTGGCCATGGACCCCGAGCGCGGCCGCTATCTGCTGGCCGTCTTTGACCGACCCGTGACCGGAGCCAGGGAAGGCACGTCCCCGGCCGCCGATCCCGCCTCCATTGAACCGCCGGTCCCCGGCCGCTGGACCTGGGTCTCGCCCTATATGCTGCGCTTCGAGCCGACCGACGGCTTTGCCCAGGCCACCGTCTACACCGTGAAGTTCACCCCGGCCAGCCTGCTCGCCCCACCGCAAACCCTGGCCGGACAGGATGCGTGGCCGGCCAGTTACGGCAGCTTCGAGGTGGCCCGCCTGACGGCCCATCTCGAACCGGCTCCCGAAGGCGGCGCGCTGGTGGTGGTTCGCGGCGAGGCCGCCTTCAACCGTTCCGTCGATCCCAAGGCCCTGGCCAACCATATCCAACTGATCGACCCTCGTGATCCGTCAAAGCCCGTGGCCGTCTCCCTGACCACCACCTACGGTTCCAAAAAGCTCGGCTTTGTTTCCGATCCCATCGGAAAAACCCCGCAACAGCGCGACGTCAAAGTCGTGGTCACGCCGGGGCTGCGTCCGGAAAAGGGCAACATTGCGCTTGCCCGCGAGGCCGTGGCCGTCATTCCCGTGGCGCTCGATCCCCATCTGCGCCTGCGTGAGGCCAAAGCCGCGGCCGAGGAGGGCGCGGCCACCATCCGCCTCACCCTGTCCACCCCGGTGGAACCAAATGAGGAGACTGCCGGCCATATCAGCATCGAACCGGATATCGAAACCGAATTGGCGGCTGACGGCGCGGAGTTGCTCTTAAGCGGTCCTTTTGAGCCGGGCCGCGAATACACCGTCACCCTGGACAAAGGCCTGACCGCCGCCGATGGGGCCGTGCTCGACGCCGCCGTCAAGCACAGTCTGCGCATCCCGGACCTCGAACCGTCGGTCGATTTCCGCGATCAGGGCCTGTTCCTGTCCCGAAACGGCTACAAGAACCTGGCCATCAAAAGCGTCAATGCCACAGCGGCCGAGGTTTCCATCGACCGGGTCTATTTCAATAATATGTTCCCGCTGTTCACCATGGACTATTCCGCCTTTGACGACGACTACAGCGGCGGCGGGGTGAGTTCCAACCTGGGCGACCGGATTTTTAACGACCGCGTGCCCCTGCGCCACAAAAACAATGCCGCCGAGATCACGCCGGTCAATCTTGAAAAATACATTCAGGGCCACGAACCCGGCCTCTACCGCATGTCCCTGACCGTCCCCGGCAAGTTTCAAGGGTTTCAGCGTTTTATCTGTATCACCGACATCGGCGTCGTGGCCAAGACCGGTCCCGGCGACCTGCTGGTCTGGACGGCCTCGCTCACCAGTCTGGCCCCCATAACCGGCGCTTCGGTCAAGGTCCTGTCCCACCAGAACCAGGAGTTGGCCTCGGGCACGACCGATGCCCAGGGTCTTTTCCGGGCCAGGATCGATGCCAAAGCCGCCTCGGACAAGCGTCCCTATCTCATCGTCGTCCAAAAGGGTGCGGACACGAGCTTTCTGCTCTACGACCGCTTCCGGGTGGACGAAGGCGGCCTCAATGTCGGCGGCAACGTCATGCCGGCCGCCGGTTACACGGCCTTTATTTACGGCGAGCGCGACATCTACCGTCCGGGCGAGACCCTGGAAGGGCTGGCCGTGGTGCGCGACGTGCGCCTGGGCGTGCCGCCCTCCATGCCGGTGCTGATCCGGCTGTCCGACCCACAAGGCCGAAAGATCAGCGAACAGGCCGCCGTCACCGGGGCCGAGGGCGCAGTCAGCCTCAAACAGGCCCTGCCGGCCCAGTCTTTGACCGGGGCCTACAATCTGGAACTGGTGACCGGCGAGACGGTCATCGGCCAGTATCGCTTCCAGGTGGAAGAGTTTGTGCCGGATCGCATCAGTGTGGCCGTCGCCTCCGAGGCGGCCGCGGCAGCCCCGGGCGAACCCGTGCCCTTTGCCGTAGCCGGGCGCTATCTGTTTGGCGCGCCCGGAGCCGATCTGCCGGTGGAAGCCCGGGGCCGGCTGGTCAAGGCGGCCTTTGCCCCCAAGGGCTTTGAGCAGTACGTGTTCGGCGATCCGGAACGCAGCTTCGAAGATACGGAATTTTTCCAGGAAACAGGGACTCTGGACGCCGAGGGCAAACTTGCCTTCTCGGCGAATCTCCCAGGCGACCTGTCGCCGCCGGCCGCCCTGGAAGCGGTCCTGACCGCCCGGGTGCGCGAGGGCGGCGGCCGGGGCGTCACCGGCCTGGTCCGCTTGCCGGTCCATGTCTATGCCGCCTATCCGGGCCTCAAACGCTTGGCCAGCGAGGCTGTCAGCCCGGGCAAGCCCCTGTCGCTCGACTGCGTCTCCGTGGCTTCAAGCGGCAAATTGGCCGCCACGGCCTCGCTGACGGCCACGCTTTTCCGCGACGAGTGGCAAACGGTCCTGCGCAAAGGCCCGGACGGATCGCTTAAATACGAGTCCGTGCGTGATCCCAAGGTCATCGACACCAAGGACGTAACGCTCACCGGCGGCAAGGGCCGGGTGAGTTTTACGCCGCCGTCCTTTGGCAGCTACCGGGTGGCCCTGGCCGACCCGGAGTCCGGCGCATCCACCCAGCTGGAATTCTATGCCGGCGGCTTCGGCTATTCGCCCTGGGCCATGGAGAATCCGGCCCGCATCGAGCTTAAGCCCGACAAGGCCGACTATGCCTCCGGGGAAAGCGCCCGGTTGCAGGTGCGCGCGCCCTTTGCCGGCAAGTTGCTCGTGGCCGTGGAAGGTTCGGCCATCCACGACGTGCAGATCCTTGACCTGCGCGGCAACACCGGCGAGATCGTCGTCCCCATCAAGCCCGAGTACCTGCCCGGGGTGTACGTCACCGCCACGCTCGTGCGCAAAGTGGGCGACGTGACGCCCGGCAGCCCGTCGCGGGCCTACGGCGCGGTTCCCATCGGGGTGGACAAGGCCTCGGGCAAACTTCCGGTGACCATTGCCGCCCCGGCCGAAATACGGCCCGGGACGACGCTTTCCGCCGAAGTAAGCGCCCCCCCCGGCAGCATTGTCACTGTGGCCGCCGTGGACGAAGGCATCCTGCAGCTCATTGCCCAGAAAACGGCCGACCCCTTTGCCGCCTTTTACGCCAAGCGCCAGCTCCAAGTGGAGACCAGCGACACCTTTGCCCTGCTTTTGCCCGAAGTGGCCCCGCTCCTCGGCAAGGCTCTGGCCGGCGGCGGCGACGGCATGGAAGACCTGTCCGGCTTCGTGCGCTCCCAAAGCCCGGCCGCCAGGACCGTGGCCTTCTGGTCCGGTCTGGTGTCAGTCGGTCCCACAGGCAAGGCTGTCGTGCATTTTGACATCCCGGAATTCCAGGGACAGGTGCGGCTTATGGCCGTTGGTGTCTCGGGCCGCCGCTTTGCCTCGGCCGAAGCCAAAACCATTGTCAAAAGCCCGCTGGTCCTGTTGCCGTCCTTCCCCCGCTTCCTGTCCTTTGGCGACACGGCGCAAACGACCATGACCGTGAAAAACGACACCGGAAAAGATGGCACGTTCACGGTGTCGCTGACCGCTTCCGGCCCGGCCACGGTGGCCGACTCCCCGAAAACCGTGCCCATCGCCAAGGGGGCCACGGTGGCGGTGCCCTTCACCCTGACCGCCGGGCACAGCGAAGGCGTGGCCGCCCTGGCCGTCGCCGTTACCGGATCCGGGGAAACCAGCGCCGATTCGGCCACCATCCCGGTGCGCTCGCCGTTGCCGGCCCGGACTTCGGTGCGCTCCGGCAGTCTTGAGACCGCAAGTCTCACCATCCCGGAACTGGCCTCCGGGGAATTCCTGCCCGGCACGGCCCGACGCGACGTCACCGTGGGGGCCTTTCCGCTGATCCGCTTCACCGGCAATTTGAAGGCCCTGCTTGGCTATCCCTACGGCTGTCTGGAACAGACCACGTCCAAGGCCTTCCCGCTCCTCTACTTCTCCGATCTGGCCCGGGCCATGGACCCAGCCGCCTTTGAGAAAGAAAATCCGGCGGCCATGATCCTCTCGGCCATTCGCCGGGTGACCGGGATGCAGCTTTATAACGGCGGCTTTTCCATGTGGCCCGGCGGGGACGAGCCCCAGCCCTGGATGAGTCTGTATGCCGCTCATTTCCTGGTGGAAGCGGCCGGGGCCGGCTATCCTGTGGACAAGGACGTGCTGTCTCAGGCCCTGCGCTATGCCGGCGAAACCGGGCGCGAAGCCAAGCTCGACACCCCGGACGGCCAGAAGCTTGCGGCCTACGCCCTCTACATCCAGGCCAAGGCCGGCCGGGCTGATATCGGGGCCATGGACAATCTGCGCGACGCCCATGGCAAGGGGCTGCCGGCCGATGCCAAGGGCCTCTTGGGCGCAGCCTACGCCGCCGTCGGCAACACCCGGGCGGCCGATATCCTGGTGGCCGGCCCGGTCCCCTCAGGTGAGCCGCACAAGGAAAGCGGCGGCACGCTGGATTCCACCCTGCGCGACAAGGCGCTGTATCTGGCCGCCCTGATCGACGCCGCTCCGGCCGACCCGCGCCTGGGCAGTCTGGCCGTGGAGGTCGGACGGTTGCTCGAAGGCGAACCCTACCCCTCCACCCAGGAGAATGCCTTCGCCTTGCTGGCCCTTGGCAAGTTCTACGCCCGCCAGCAGGCCAAAAAACCCTTTACCGGCCAGCTCTATGCCGGCTCGGGCCTGCTGTCAGACTTCTCCAACCGCAAGGTCTTAAGCCTTCGCGGCATCGGCGACCCCGGTGATCTGCGCCTCGCGCTCGGCCAGGGCTACGAACCGGGCAGCTGCTACTACTCCGTGCGCACCCGCGGCATCCCGGCCCCGTCCGCCTATGCTCCCCAGGCCGCCGGCCTGGAGGTGGCCCGGACCTACCTCAGCCGAAACGGTGAACCGCTGTCCGGCAACATCGTGCCCCAGGGCGCGCTGGTGGTGGTCAAGTTCGCCGTGCGGGCCACGAATGGAGCCGTGTCCAACGTGGTGCTGGAAAACCTGCTGCCGGCCGGACTCGAAGTGGAAAATCCGCGTCTGGAGACCACGGAGCGCCTGCCCTGGATGGGCGAGGCCGACGAGACCAAGGCGGCCTATCTTGATCTGCGCGACGACCGCATCCTCATGTTCACCGACCTGGCCAAAGGCAGTTGGCAGATCCACTACGCCCTGCTGCGGGCCGTGACCCCGGGCGTGTTCAGCCTGCCCCCGGCCCAGGCCGAGGCCATGTACGCTCCGGAACTGCGGGCCAGCGGCGAGGCCGCCACCTTCACCGTAACTAAGAGCGACAAATAA
- the rho gene encoding transcription termination factor Rho: MNLSELKLKSMPELMDLAVQYNVENPNGMRKQELIFALLQSCASQNGAIFGEGVLEILPDGFGFLRSPMYSYMPGPDDIYISPSQIRRFGLRKGDVISGQIRPPKEGERYFALLRVGEIGFAPPEASRNLVLFDNLTPLYPDKRFVVENGAENFSSRVIDLLAPIGHGQRGIIVAPPRTGKTMLLQTIANSISANRPDVFLIVLLIDERPEEVTDMERTVNAEVVSSTFDEPPQRHVQVAEMVIEKAKRLVERKIDVVILLDSITRLGRAYNAVTPSSGRVLSGGLDANALQRPKRFFGAARNIEGGGSLTIIATALIDTGSRMDEVIFEEFKGTGNMEIYLDRHLAEKRVFPAIDINRSGTRKEELLLDTDVLNRVWILRKLLAPMNPIDSMEFMLDKMRGTKSNREFLDLMNR, from the coding sequence ATGAACCTCTCCGAGCTCAAGCTGAAAAGCATGCCTGAGCTTATGGACCTGGCTGTCCAGTACAATGTCGAAAACCCCAACGGCATGCGTAAGCAGGAGCTTATTTTTGCCCTACTGCAAAGCTGCGCCTCCCAAAATGGGGCCATCTTTGGCGAAGGGGTGCTGGAAATCCTGCCTGACGGCTTTGGATTTTTGCGCTCGCCCATGTACAGTTACATGCCCGGCCCGGACGACATCTACATCTCCCCCTCCCAGATCCGCCGCTTTGGCCTGCGCAAAGGCGACGTGATCTCCGGCCAGATTCGGCCGCCCAAGGAAGGGGAACGCTATTTCGCCCTGCTGCGGGTCGGCGAAATCGGCTTTGCTCCACCCGAGGCTTCGCGCAATCTGGTCCTGTTCGACAACCTGACGCCGCTGTATCCCGACAAGCGTTTCGTCGTCGAAAACGGAGCCGAAAACTTCTCCTCCCGCGTCATCGACCTGCTTGCCCCCATCGGTCACGGCCAGCGCGGCATCATCGTCGCCCCGCCCCGTACCGGCAAGACCATGCTCCTTCAGACCATCGCCAACTCCATCAGCGCCAACCGCCCCGATGTCTTCCTCATCGTTTTGCTCATCGACGAACGCCCCGAGGAAGTCACGGACATGGAACGCACGGTCAATGCCGAGGTGGTTTCCTCCACCTTTGACGAACCGCCCCAGCGCCATGTCCAGGTGGCCGAGATGGTCATCGAAAAGGCCAAGCGGCTGGTCGAACGCAAGATCGACGTGGTCATCCTGCTCGACAGCATCACCCGCCTGGGACGCGCCTACAACGCCGTGACCCCGTCCTCCGGACGCGTGCTCTCCGGTGGTCTCGACGCCAACGCCCTGCAGCGGCCCAAACGCTTTTTCGGCGCGGCCCGCAACATCGAAGGCGGCGGTTCGCTGACCATCATTGCCACGGCGCTTATCGACACCGGCTCCCGCATGGACGAAGTCATCTTCGAAGAGTTCAAGGGAACCGGCAATATGGAAATCTATCTGGACCGCCATCTGGCCGAAAAGCGCGTTTTCCCTGCCATCGACATCAATCGGTCCGGCACCCGCAAGGAAGAGCTGCTGCTTGATACCGACGTGCTCAACCGTGTCTGGATCCTGCGCAAACTGCTCGCCCCCATGAACCCGATTGATTCCATGGAATTCATGCTCGACAAAATGCGCGGCACCAAGAGCAACCGCGAATTCCTCGACCTCATGAACAGGTAG